In Hippoglossus hippoglossus isolate fHipHip1 chromosome 15, fHipHip1.pri, whole genome shotgun sequence, the genomic stretch CTGCCTCTGGTGGTACATGAAGGAGTTGGCATCAGTGTTTTGAATTTGCTATAAGCAGCCATTCACAGCCAGTggagcacagagaggagaggaggggttaAAGGAGAATGTTTGGAGGTTGAAGATGAGCCAGAAGTTGCAGCGTTGACCTCTGGCTAATGTTCAGCTCACCACTGTGTCTGACCACCACTGTGTCTCTGTAGAAaccttttttatatacatttatgtgAATTAAGCAGATTAACATTTACCTAAATGACAGGATTTGAAGCAGAAccaaagaaatatataaatgtagaaTAGAAACAGCTTAGTGAAGTGATGATGTATTGCACAGTGTTTTGTATGTTTCACACCTTCTCATGACTTTATTGTATCTGGATATgctttattataattttattatgaaattaaaagcaaaatgtcttaatgttgttattgtgtttaaCACCAGCCTGATTGTTCTATGTCCAGGTCTCAGAGGCAGTTGATGAAAAGGGTGTAACCTGACACGTTGACCATTAAATAAAGAATTAGTGCACTAgactaaaaaaaataaaaaataggaCATGAAGCATCATTATAACAGAACCAgacgtgtttttatttcatataaacTTCTGCACTCACTGAAGAATTAGATGGAATCATCAAAATTTcaaaaactaaaagtaacaTGATCATAAATTGTGTCCAGCTGACTCACATATCATCTAGCAGACCTACATACTTCATACGTATTAATACACATGTTCCGACACGCGTCCAAGAGGCTTTGTCAGTTAAAAATCTCACGTTAAAAAACGATAACTCCTATTTAATCACACGAAAGTTTCATATCCTTTCTCACGTGTAGACTATTATTGCAcattaataaactgaaaaactgaGCTCCAGACTAAACAACACAGacaaggaagaaacaaaaaaaaaaaagtagcctGGCCCAGATCTTTTATCTTTGGTGTAACAGACAGTATCATGTGATCCGGTCGTTCCTTTAAATATATCGACTTACTGGGATTTCACCGCTGAACAGGCCCTGTCCTCAGCTTTGGCAACAAATGTAGCCTATCCTGTTTCCCATTATGTTTTCTTGTAATGGAAACTCAGTCAACAGAGGACGATATATTTGCGATCAGATTCTTTATACTGACTGCAAAGGTCttttgataaacaaacaaaagctggACTCAAAGGGCAGTTTCACAGAGAACACACCAAAGTAAACTCCCGTCCCAGTCATAATGTATTTCCTCTAAAGTTTACAGACTATGCTAGAAAGTTGCTCACAGCCTTTCCCCTCAGGTGCGGTGGCACTGTgccctttcttttcctcttctcagtTGTCATGCAGCCCGAGTGCCAGCACCATGGGGAGCACGACCCCAAAGATGAGAGTGAGGCTCTCCAGGAGCCCCACGTAGCGCCGCTGGTGGGTCTCAGCTCCCGCGGTGGGCTGCTGGGGGTCAGAGGAGGGTTGGCCCCGGTCTGCTCTGCCGCTGCTGATCTCCGGGAGAACGTGCACCGTGGCCACGTAAAGGAAAGTCCCAGCTGAGAAGAGCATTCCCACGCCTGTGGCGCTGAGCTGGTTCTGAGGCGAGCTGCCagactgcacacacaaacacatgaaatcaAATTAATAACAAAACCACTGACTGAAACTGTGTAAAACTGAGATACAAGACATAAAGCTGTGTTCTCACTGCATGTAATATGAAGTAAGAGGTGATGGCAACTATAGGTGACGCAGCTGAAAAGGCCAGCAGGTGTCCCTGGATGTACTTCCTCTCGAGTCCTGAGTGCATCAGAAACGAGACCAAACCAAAAGCTGTGGGCGCCTGGGAGATAAGAGGGAGGGTCCGCTTTATTACAACTTATTAACCATCACcaccctctttttctctctgagaaACTCACCTTGTGTAGAATCACAGCAAAAAATACTATGACTTGCACGGTCACTTGACCCGTCGCCACAGCAGCTCCGAGAGCAAATCCATCAGCTgtacaaagaagaaaaaagatgtTAATGTTTACAAAAGGCTGCGACTAAAGAGGATGTTTGAGCTTCTTCTCTGTAGCGTGACATGAAACTGATGAAGTTTGTtcaattataaaaacacacccacaccctcATCTATTTGCCAGGTTAGGTTTTCTATTTTGTATGTTccatttaattttttcattctTTGTATAAATAATCTATTTGAGGCATGAAGCTTCCTCCTACTCCTTTTAAGCCGaatgtttaaagaaaataaaacatgaatcattaaacattaaagttACTAAATAGtcatgctttttgtttttttccacttcttatgttcttatgtattttatttgaccttttaccAAACGTTCAaaagaaactgaactaaactaaatatactgaaattaaatattatgtCATGTACACTATACTCTTTGTTACCATTCGAACAGATGGTTCAGAGAGATTCAGCTTCTGTaagattgttttcattgtttatatGGGCCGTGAAAACTCCccagaaaagaaagaatttttaaaaagctacaTGTAGTTAGATTTGAAATGAGCTAAAGCTTCCAAGTCATGGTTTAAACCCATGGAAAATGTCCTTCAACATAAAAGACTCAGTGACAGAATCACATGCTGAGTCACATGAGGCCTCGAACAACTCTAAAGCTTTGTTGGGAATCGTCCTCGCTTCTGGGCCTACATGGAAATCCTTGAAACATCTTACTTACCTTGGGCAAAAACACAAGTCATGATAAACAAAAGTGCAGTCAATATTTTTGCAGTACAAGTACCTGCAGCGTGAATCACCAGCCCCAACGTGGCTGTGACGCCGACGCTTTTGTGCAGCTGAGTTGCTTGGCCTGAAATGAGACGTCGCACATGTTGTGGTGATGAATAAAGACACTTGTGCACATGAAGGGAAGCTGCGAGAGGTCAGCCAACTTGCCACGGGTGGAGATGTAACTTGCAATCTGATCCACTGCAAACATGAAGGTGAAACCCAGCGTTAAGGCCACTCCGATAAGGAAGCGAGGCGGGCGGCCTCTCTCtgtggaggttgtgtttttgtcgcTGCCATTCAGAGAGGACGGcacatcagaggaggaggaggatgctgcaGGGAGAAGATGAAGGACAGGGAGAGCTTTTGatcacagacaaagacaaggtGCACATGCATAGAATGACTGAACCACTTCAATCACTATGTGCTTCATCCCTCTTCATCAAAGGGCCACaatcacaaacattcacttcatCATGTGTGATCAGCTGTGCAGATTAAATACTGCAGGATTATCTCCTTCAGCTCAGTTTGTAAATTGGGCTGGTGGGTACAGCGCCCCGCTCACCACTCCACGACTCCTCCAGTAAACCCACTCCCTCTGGGATGGTGATGGCCAGTGCGGTGCCACACAGGAGCCCAGCCCCCAGGACAGTGATCAGCTGCAGGCTTTTCTGAAAGAGTGGACACATGTCAGCTGATCAGTgagattcctcctcctcctccacagtgtaattacacacaaaacagatTCAGTCAACACACATAACATCATCAGCAAGACTCTCACTGCAGGTTGAGATACATTTTGATGCGTTTACAGTCATCTGGGACTTCAGGACAAGATCAACACTCACCTCGGACAGTCTGAACAGCAGCGGGATGAATCCAAGTAGGAAACAACCGACAAACATCGCCACCGATATCAAAGTAATAATCAGCCCACCCTCCATGGCGACGTCGGAGTGTTATAGACCAACACGTGGCGGCTGAGTGTGTCGCTGTGTTACATTGTGGTGTTGAGTGTGTCCTGGTGGATCAGCGTCTGGATGGCACGGAGCTCAGAGACAGTCTGGCTGTTCCACGTCTCA encodes the following:
- the LOC117776083 gene encoding zinc transporter ZIP9, which encodes MEGGLIITLISVAMFVGCFLLGFIPLLFRLSEKSLQLITVLGAGLLCGTALAITIPEGVGLLEESWSASSSSSDVPSSLNGSDKNTTSTERGRPPRFLIGVALTLGFTFMFAVDQIASYISTRGQATQLHKSVGVTATLGLVIHAAADGFALGAAVATGQVTVQVIVFFAVILHKAPTAFGLVSFLMHSGLERKYIQGHLLAFSAASPIVAITSYFILHASGSSPQNQLSATGVGMLFSAGTFLYVATVHVLPEISSGRADRGQPSSDPQQPTAGAETHQRRYVGLLESLTLIFGVVLPMVLALGLHDN